The proteins below are encoded in one region of Populus alba chromosome 2, ASM523922v2, whole genome shotgun sequence:
- the LOC118046926 gene encoding shaggy-related protein kinase alpha: MASVSVVPASGLRDTRGNTTGVDKLPDEMNDMKISDDKEMEAAVVDGNGTETGHIIVTTIGGKNGQPKQTISYMAERVVGHGSFGLVFQAKCLETGETVAIKKVLQDKRYKNRELQTMRLLDHPNVVSLKHCFFSTTEKDELYLNLVLEYVPETIHRVIKHYYKMSQRMPLIYVKLYFLQICRALAYIHNSIGVCHRDIKPQNLLVNPHTHQVKLCDFGSAKVLVKGEPNISYICSRYYRAPELIFGATEYTTAIDIWSAGCVLAELLLGQPLFPGESGVDQLVEIIKVLGTPTREEIKCMNPNYTEFKFPQIKAHPWHKIFHKRMPPEAVDLVSRLLQYSPNLRSTALEALIHPFFDELRDPNARLPNGRVLPPLFNFKPHELKGVPVEMLVKLIPEHARKQCAFLGL, from the exons ATGGCTTCTGTAAGTGTTGTCCCTGCCTCTGGATTGCGAGATACACGTGGAAACACAACTGGTGTTGATAAGTTGCCTGACGAGATGAATGACATGAAAATTAGTGATGACAAG GAAATGGAAGCAGCCGTGGTTGATGGTAATGGAACCGAGACAGGTCATATAATCGTCACGACTATTGGTGGCAAAAATGGCCAGCCAAAGCAG ACAATAAGCTATATGGCTGAGCGCGTTGTTGGGCATGGATCTTTTGGATTAGTGTTCCAG GCGAAATGTTTAGAGACTGGTGAAACTGTTGCTATTAAAAAGGTTCTGCAAGATAAAAGGTACAAGAACCGGGAGCTGCAAACCATGCGTCTTCTAGACCACCCTAATGTAGTGTCTTTGAAACACTGTTTCTTCTCAACAACTGAAAAAGATGAACTCTATCTTAACCTGGTACTTGAGTATGTCCCTGAGACCATCCATCGTGTAATCAAACACTACTATAAGATGAGTCAAAGGATGCCTTTGATTTATGTCAAACTTTACTTTTT ACAGATTTGTAGAGCTCTTGCTTACATTCACAATAGTATTGGAGTGTGCCATAGAGACATAAAGCCTCAAAATTTACTG gTGAACCCACATACGCACCAAGTGAAACTGTGCGACTTTGGAAGTGCAAAAGTTTTG GTTAAAGGCGAACCAAACATATCTTACATATGTTCTAGGTACTATCGAGCACCTGAACTTATTTTTGGTGCCACTGAGTACACCACTGCCATTGACATCTGGTCTGCGGGATGTGTTCTGGCTGAATTACTGCTTGGACAG CCTCTCTTTCCGGGTGAGAGCGGAGTAGACCAGTTGGTAGAAATTATAAAG GTTTTGGGTACCCCAACAAGggaggaaattaagtgcatgaATCCTAATTACACAGAGTTCAAATTTCCTCAAATTAAAGCTCACCCATGGCACAAG ATATTCCACAAGCGCATGCCTCCTGAAGCTGTGGACCTTGTCTCAAGACTATTGCAGTACTCTCCAAACCTCCGAAGCACAGCT CTGGAGGCTTTGATCCACCCCTTCTTTGATGAGCTGCGTGATCCTAACGCCCGTTTACCTAATGGACGCGTCCTTCCACCACTGTTCAACTTTAAGCCTCATG AGCTGAAAGGAGTGCCAGTTGAGATGCTTGTCAAGCTGATCCCAGAGCATGCAAGAAAGCAGTGTGCCTTCCTTGGGTTGTGA